Proteins encoded within one genomic window of Halocatena marina:
- the lrp gene encoding HTH-type transcriptional regulator Lrp: MTYENLDEKLVNALLEDGRASLRNLAEELGVSVTTVSNHLSDLDEEGVIEGYTPKVDYDALGYDVTAVIQLKVEGSAITDVADTLRDVKQMVSVYEVTGDHDIIAIAKFKDTDGMNAQIKQLLTDVNVKETNTSVVLNTVSEHEQFSLDIEE, from the coding sequence ATGACGTATGAAAACTTGGACGAGAAATTGGTGAATGCGCTTCTCGAAGATGGTCGAGCAAGTCTCAGAAATCTTGCAGAGGAGCTCGGTGTCTCCGTTACAACGGTCTCAAACCATTTGAGCGACCTCGATGAGGAGGGCGTTATCGAGGGATACACCCCAAAAGTTGATTACGATGCACTCGGCTATGACGTGACGGCAGTCATCCAACTCAAAGTCGAAGGGAGCGCCATCACCGATGTCGCCGATACGCTCCGTGATGTGAAACAGATGGTGTCCGTCTACGAGGTCACAGGTGATCACGATATTATCGCCATCGCAAAGTTCAAAGACACGGACGGAATGAACGCACAGATCAAACAACTGCTAACTGACGTGAATGTCAAAGAGACAAATACGAGTGTCGTGTTGAACACGGTCTCTGAACACGAACAGTTCTCACTCGATATAGAAGAGTAG